The proteins below are encoded in one region of Pseudomonas entomophila L48:
- a CDS encoding disulfide bond formation protein B translates to MNELTSRLNRERRFLVLLGVICLALIGGALYMQVVLGEAPCPLCILQRYALLFIAIFAFIAAAMPGRKSLTFFEVLVVLSAIGGIVAAGNHVYILANPMVSCGIDTLQPIVDDLPLAKLWPLAFQVDGFCSTPYPPILGLSLAQWALVAFVLTTVLVPLGIYRNRRRG, encoded by the coding sequence ATGAACGAACTCACATCGCGCCTGAATCGGGAACGGCGCTTTCTGGTGCTCCTCGGCGTGATCTGCCTGGCACTGATCGGCGGTGCGCTGTACATGCAGGTGGTGCTGGGCGAGGCGCCGTGCCCGCTGTGCATCCTGCAACGCTACGCGCTGCTGTTCATCGCGATCTTCGCCTTCATCGCCGCCGCCATGCCGGGGCGCAAGAGCCTGACCTTCTTCGAAGTGCTGGTGGTGCTCAGCGCCATCGGTGGCATCGTTGCAGCCGGCAACCATGTGTATATACTCGCCAACCCGATGGTCAGCTGCGGCATCGACACGCTGCAACCGATCGTCGATGACCTGCCGCTGGCCAAGCTCTGGCCGCTGGCTTTCCAGGTCGACGGCTTCTGCTCCACGCCGTACCCGCCGATCCTCGGGCTGTCGCTCGCCCAGTGGGCCCTGGTCGCCTTCGTGCTGACCACCGTGCTGGTCCCCCTGGGAATCTACCGCAACCGTCGTCGCGGTTAG
- the cyoA gene encoding ubiquinol oxidase subunit II yields MSKKRYPRLFGILPFLGMLLLSGCNWTLLDPKGQVGIEQKNLILIATGLMLLVVVPVIIMTLAFAWKYRASNKAATYTPDWSHSTKIEAAVWIIPILIIIALGYFTYHSTHKLDPYRPLDSDVKPVQIDVVALDWKWLFIYPEQGIATVNKIVFPANTPVNFRVTSDAVMNSFFIPGLGGQIYAMAGMTTKLHLIANENGEFDGISANYSGAGFTGMKFKAVATSQADFDAWVAEVKASPKKLDQAEYDALAKASENNPVALYSEAPADQFQRIVDKYEGMNRGRPNHEEAGSKDLATTKGVESSMQPAAGAEE; encoded by the coding sequence ATGAGTAAAAAGCGTTACCCCAGACTGTTTGGCATATTGCCCTTTTTAGGCATGCTTTTACTCAGTGGGTGCAACTGGACCCTGCTCGACCCGAAGGGCCAGGTCGGCATTGAGCAGAAGAACCTGATCCTGATCGCCACCGGCCTGATGCTGCTGGTGGTCGTGCCCGTGATCATCATGACCCTGGCGTTCGCCTGGAAGTACCGTGCTTCCAACAAGGCCGCCACCTACACCCCCGACTGGTCGCACTCGACCAAGATCGAAGCCGCGGTGTGGATCATCCCGATCCTGATCATCATCGCCCTGGGTTACTTCACCTACCACTCCACCCACAAGCTGGACCCGTACCGTCCACTGGATTCCGATGTGAAGCCGGTGCAGATCGACGTGGTCGCGCTGGACTGGAAGTGGCTGTTCATCTACCCGGAGCAGGGCATCGCCACGGTCAACAAGATCGTCTTCCCGGCCAACACCCCGGTCAACTTCCGTGTCACCTCCGACGCCGTGATGAACTCCTTCTTCATCCCGGGCCTGGGTGGCCAGATCTACGCCATGGCCGGCATGACCACCAAACTGCACCTGATCGCCAACGAGAACGGTGAGTTCGACGGTATCTCCGCCAACTACAGCGGCGCCGGCTTCACCGGTATGAAATTCAAGGCTGTCGCCACTTCGCAAGCTGACTTCGATGCATGGGTCGCTGAAGTGAAGGCATCGCCGAAGAAACTGGACCAGGCCGAATATGACGCCTTGGCCAAAGCTAGCGAAAACAACCCAGTCGCGCTGTACAGCGAGGCTCCGGCTGACCAGTTCCAGCGCATCGTCGACAAGTACGAAGGCATGAACCGCGGTCGTCCGAACCACGAAGAAGCAGGCAGCAAAGACCTGGCCACTACCAAGGGTGTGGAATCGAGTATGCAACCAGCTGCCGGTGCAGAGGAGTAA
- the cyoB gene encoding cytochrome o ubiquinol oxidase subunit I gives MFGKLTLEAIPYHEPIVMVTLAMIALGGIAVVGAITYFRKWTYLWTEWLTTVDHKKIGVMYIIVAMVMLLRGFADAIMMRTQLAAATGGSEGYLPPEHYDQIFTAHGVIMIIFMAMPFFTGLMNLAVPLQIGARDVAFPFLNSLSFYLLLAGVLLVNISLGVGEFAKTGWVAYPPLAGIQYSPGVGVDYYIWALQLSGLGTTLTGVNFLVTVMKMRAPGMKLMDMPIFTWTCTWANVLIVASFPILTAALALLTVDRYLDFHIFTNELGGNPMMYVNLFWAWGHPEVYILILPAFGVFSEVTSTFAGKRLFGHHSMIYASGAIAILGFAVWLHHFFTMGAGASVNTFFGLATMLISIPTGVKLFNWLFTIYQGRLRFTAPIMWTLGFMVTFSIGGMTGVLLAVPGADFVLHNSLFVIAHFHNVIIGGAVFGYIAGFAFWFPKAFGFTLNEKWGKAAFWFWISGFYVAFMPLYALGFMGMTRRLNHSDNPLWEPYLYVAVVGAVLILFGIACQLIQIYVSVRDRKDNMDVTGDPWGGRTLEWSTSSPPPFYNFAHMPEHVGLDAWHEAKQAGAAYKAPAKYEAIHMPSNTSTGLFMGLLLTVFGFAFIWHIWWLVGASLVATIAVFVRHAARDDQGYMVPAEEVARIEGERMKALAKAGALPAGGARVESFERV, from the coding sequence ATGTTCGGTAAATTAACTCTGGAGGCGATACCGTATCACGAGCCGATAGTCATGGTGACGCTTGCCATGATCGCGCTCGGTGGTATTGCCGTCGTTGGTGCCATCACCTATTTCCGCAAGTGGACCTACTTGTGGACCGAGTGGTTGACCACGGTCGACCACAAGAAAATCGGCGTGATGTACATCATCGTCGCTATGGTCATGCTGCTGCGCGGCTTCGCCGACGCCATCATGATGCGTACCCAGCTGGCCGCCGCCACCGGTGGCTCCGAAGGCTACCTGCCGCCTGAACACTATGACCAGATCTTCACCGCCCACGGTGTGATCATGATCATCTTCATGGCGATGCCGTTCTTCACCGGCCTGATGAACCTCGCGGTTCCGCTGCAGATCGGTGCACGTGACGTTGCCTTCCCGTTCCTGAACTCCCTGAGCTTCTACCTGCTGCTGGCAGGCGTGCTGCTGGTCAACATCTCGCTGGGCGTTGGTGAATTCGCCAAGACCGGCTGGGTTGCCTATCCGCCGCTGGCGGGCATCCAGTACAGCCCTGGGGTGGGTGTCGACTACTACATCTGGGCGCTACAGCTCTCAGGCCTGGGTACGACACTGACCGGCGTGAACTTCCTCGTCACCGTGATGAAGATGCGCGCCCCTGGCATGAAGCTGATGGACATGCCGATCTTCACCTGGACCTGCACCTGGGCCAACGTGCTGATCGTCGCTTCCTTCCCGATCCTGACCGCCGCACTCGCCCTGCTGACCGTTGACCGTTATCTGGACTTCCACATCTTCACCAACGAGCTTGGTGGGAACCCGATGATGTACGTCAACCTGTTCTGGGCATGGGGTCACCCTGAGGTGTACATCCTGATCCTGCCGGCCTTCGGCGTGTTCTCGGAAGTTACCTCGACCTTCGCAGGCAAGCGCCTGTTCGGTCACCACTCGATGATCTACGCATCGGGCGCGATCGCCATCCTCGGCTTCGCGGTCTGGCTGCACCACTTCTTCACCATGGGTGCCGGCGCCAGCGTCAACACCTTCTTCGGCCTGGCGACGATGCTGATCTCCATTCCGACCGGTGTGAAGCTGTTCAACTGGCTGTTCACCATCTACCAGGGCCGTCTGCGCTTCACCGCGCCGATCATGTGGACCCTGGGCTTCATGGTCACCTTCTCCATCGGTGGCATGACCGGCGTTCTGCTGGCTGTTCCAGGTGCCGACTTCGTTCTGCACAACAGCCTGTTCGTGATCGCCCACTTCCACAACGTGATCATCGGTGGCGCGGTCTTCGGCTACATCGCCGGCTTCGCCTTCTGGTTCCCGAAAGCCTTCGGTTTCACCCTGAACGAGAAGTGGGGCAAGGCTGCCTTCTGGTTCTGGATCTCCGGCTTCTACGTAGCGTTCATGCCGCTGTACGCCCTGGGCTTCATGGGCATGACCCGTCGTCTGAACCACTCCGACAACCCGCTGTGGGAACCCTACCTGTACGTGGCCGTCGTCGGCGCCGTGCTGATCCTGTTCGGTATCGCCTGCCAGCTGATCCAGATCTACGTCTCGGTTCGCGACCGCAAGGACAACATGGACGTCACTGGCGACCCATGGGGTGGCCGTACGCTCGAGTGGTCGACTTCGTCGCCACCTCCGTTCTACAACTTCGCTCACATGCCTGAGCATGTAGGCCTGGACGCCTGGCACGAAGCCAAGCAAGCCGGTGCCGCGTACAAAGCTCCGGCCAAGTACGAAGCGATCCACATGCCGAGCAACACCTCGACTGGTCTGTTCATGGGCCTGCTGTTGACCGTGTTCGGCTTCGCCTTCATCTGGCACATCTGGTGGCTGGTGGGTGCGAGCCTGGTTGCGACCATCGCTGTCTTCGTTCGCCACGCCGCGCGTGACGACCAGGGCTACATGGTTCCGGCCGAAGAAGTGGCGCGCATCGAAGGCGAGCGCATGAAGGCGCTGGCCAAGGCTGGTGCACTGCCTGCCGGCGGCGCACGTGTCGAATCGTTTGAACGGGTGTAA
- the cyoC gene encoding cytochrome o ubiquinol oxidase subunit III, with the protein MSSQVMHGAAHGHDHGHDDHHHDSGQMTVLGFWLYLMTDCILFASLFATYAVLSGSFAGGPSGHDIFQLDFVLVETAFLLLSSITFGFAMLKMFDGKKAGVLGWLAVTFLFGAGFIAMEIYEFHHLIAEGFGPQRSGFLSAFFALVGTHGLHVTAGLIWMAIMMYQINKHGITPTAKTRMSCLSLFWHFLDVVWICVFTVVYLLGVL; encoded by the coding sequence ATGTCCAGTCAAGTAATGCACGGTGCTGCTCATGGTCACGACCATGGGCATGATGACCACCACCACGACTCGGGCCAGATGACCGTCCTCGGTTTCTGGCTGTACCTGATGACCGACTGCATCCTGTTTGCGTCGCTCTTCGCCACCTACGCGGTGCTGTCCGGCAGTTTTGCCGGCGGCCCGTCGGGTCACGACATCTTCCAGCTCGACTTCGTGCTGGTTGAAACCGCGTTCCTGCTGCTGTCCTCGATCACCTTCGGCTTCGCCATGCTGAAGATGTTCGACGGCAAGAAGGCAGGTGTACTGGGCTGGTTGGCCGTGACCTTCCTGTTCGGTGCCGGCTTCATCGCGATGGAAATCTATGAATTCCATCACCTGATCGCCGAAGGCTTCGGCCCGCAGCGCAGTGGCTTCCTGTCGGCGTTCTTCGCCCTGGTAGGTACCCACGGTCTGCACGTGACCGCCGGCCTGATCTGGATGGCGATCATGATGTATCAGATCAACAAGCACGGCATCACGCCGACCGCCAAGACCCGCATGAGCTGCCTGAGCCTGTTCTGGCACTTCCTGGACGTGGTCTGGATCTGCGTGTTCACCGTCGTCTACCTGCTGGGAGTTCTGTAA
- the cyoD gene encoding cytochrome o ubiquinol oxidase subunit IV, translating into MASAHDTHHEGNHGSVKSYMIGFVLSIILTAIPFGLVMFPSLPKNLTVLVVVAMAVIQVVVHLVYFLHMDRSKEQRSNVSTFLFTVLVIALLVGLSLWIMFSIHFEMLAK; encoded by the coding sequence ATGGCTAGCGCACACGACACTCATCACGAGGGTAACCACGGTAGCGTGAAGTCGTACATGATCGGCTTCGTGCTCTCGATCATCCTGACCGCGATCCCGTTCGGCCTGGTGATGTTCCCGAGCCTGCCGAAGAACCTGACCGTCCTGGTCGTGGTGGCCATGGCCGTCATCCAGGTGGTAGTGCACCTCGTGTACTTCCTGCACATGGACCGCTCGAAAGAGCAACGCTCCAACGTGTCGACGTTCCTGTTCACTGTTCTGGTAATCGCGCTGCTGGTCGGCCTGTCGCTGTGGATCATGTTCAGCATCCACTTCGAAATGCTGGCCAAGTGA
- the cyoE gene encoding heme o synthase, with product MSVKHFIQITKPGIIFGNVLSVAGGFFLASKGHVDFALFLAVVIGTSLVVASGCVFNNCIDRDIDHKMERTKNRVMVQGGMSLTLALAYATLLGVAGFSLLYVQANPLAAFCALVGFVVYVGFYSLWLKRKSVHGTLVGSLSGAMPPVIGYCAVSNSFDLAAVTLLVMFSLWQMPHSFAIAIFRFKDYSAANIPVLPVARGILAAKKQIVLYVLAFVLATVMLTLGGYAGLGYLAVAAAMGLYWLYMAWGGYKAEDDSKWARKVFGFSILTVTALSVMMSVDSQTAADVLMTYAR from the coding sequence ATGTCCGTTAAGCACTTTATCCAAATCACCAAACCGGGGATCATTTTCGGTAACGTGCTTTCCGTGGCAGGCGGCTTCTTCCTTGCCTCGAAGGGCCATGTGGACTTCGCCCTGTTCCTGGCGGTGGTGATCGGTACTTCGCTGGTGGTCGCGTCCGGATGCGTGTTCAACAACTGCATCGACCGCGACATCGACCACAAGATGGAGCGCACCAAGAACCGCGTCATGGTGCAGGGCGGCATGTCGCTGACCCTCGCGCTGGCCTACGCCACCCTGCTCGGGGTGGCCGGCTTCAGCCTGCTGTATGTCCAGGCCAACCCGCTGGCGGCGTTCTGCGCGCTGGTCGGCTTCGTCGTCTACGTCGGCTTCTACAGCCTGTGGCTGAAGCGCAAATCGGTGCACGGCACCTTGGTTGGCAGCCTGTCCGGTGCCATGCCTCCGGTGATCGGCTACTGCGCCGTGAGCAACAGCTTCGACCTGGCGGCGGTGACGCTGCTGGTGATGTTCAGCCTGTGGCAGATGCCGCACAGCTTTGCGATCGCGATCTTCCGCTTCAAGGACTACAGCGCCGCCAACATTCCGGTCCTGCCGGTGGCGCGCGGTATCCTGGCGGCGAAGAAGCAGATCGTGCTGTACGTGCTGGCCTTCGTGCTCGCCACCGTCATGCTGACCCTGGGCGGCTACGCCGGCCTGGGTTACCTCGCCGTGGCGGCCGCCATGGGCCTGTACTGGTTGTACATGGCCTGGGGTGGCTACAAGGCCGAGGATGACAGCAAGTGGGCGCGCAAGGTGTTCGGCTTCTCCATCCTCACCGTCACCGCCCTGAGCGTGATGATGTCGGTGGACAGCCAGACCGCGGCCGATGTGCTGATGACCTACGCACGCTGA
- a CDS encoding isocyanide synthase family protein, with amino-acid sequence MTESSLALSTGGVFARPLAAPLDTALAILECLFRRRSLAPGQDPALGEAALAPHLPKVLAALEQGLPIEMVLPAFPGKSPNRQKTLGPLPDLAEHHAIDELHRLCEEIRALHAPGAVIHICSDGYVFSDLVRVPDAHVQAYTDDIQRYADQHYPGSFTLFDLKDAYPHLGCLDSMREELMIEHGQSLRVLQQRFEAEDHMMLMYCGIHRFLSEDYAGLADFAGMSMNAVKKVAKPASQRVIQRSEAWSALLQARYPHCLRLSIHPQLAVSTKIGIRLVPTSDLWRTPWHSVAIKRRGVVTLERRSNVDERYSRLVFSRGRPCHYASVQ; translated from the coding sequence GTGACCGAATCGAGCCTCGCTCTTTCGACGGGTGGCGTGTTTGCACGCCCGCTCGCTGCCCCCCTCGACACCGCGCTTGCCATCCTCGAATGCCTGTTCCGTCGCCGCAGCCTGGCCCCTGGGCAGGACCCCGCGCTGGGCGAGGCCGCCCTGGCGCCGCACCTGCCCAAGGTATTGGCCGCGCTCGAGCAAGGCCTGCCCATCGAGATGGTACTTCCAGCATTTCCTGGAAAATCACCGAACCGCCAGAAGACCCTCGGCCCGTTGCCCGATCTCGCCGAGCACCACGCCATCGACGAACTGCACAGGTTGTGTGAAGAGATCCGTGCGCTGCACGCGCCGGGTGCGGTGATCCACATCTGCTCGGACGGGTATGTGTTTTCCGACCTGGTGCGTGTGCCCGATGCCCATGTCCAGGCCTACACCGACGACATCCAGCGCTATGCCGACCAGCACTACCCCGGCAGCTTCACCCTGTTCGACCTGAAGGACGCCTACCCGCATCTGGGTTGCCTGGACTCGATGCGCGAAGAGCTGATGATCGAGCACGGCCAGTCGCTGCGGGTATTGCAGCAGCGCTTCGAAGCCGAAGACCACATGATGCTGATGTACTGTGGTATCCACCGTTTCCTGTCGGAGGACTATGCGGGCCTCGCGGACTTCGCCGGCATGAGCATGAACGCGGTGAAGAAGGTGGCCAAGCCCGCCTCGCAGCGGGTGATCCAGCGCAGCGAGGCGTGGAGCGCTTTGCTGCAGGCGCGTTACCCCCATTGCCTGCGCCTGTCGATCCACCCGCAGTTGGCGGTATCCACCAAGATCGGTATCCGCCTGGTCCCCACCAGCGACCTTTGGCGCACGCCCTGGCATTCGGTGGCCATCAAGCGTCGCGGCGTGGTCACGCTGGAGCGCCGCAGCAATGTCGACGAGCGCTACAGCCGTCTTGTGTTCAGCCGTGGCCGGCCGTGCCACTACGCCAGTGTGCAGTGA
- a CDS encoding HAD family hydrolase: MERLADVHAVLFDLDGTLVDTLPDIAWCLNHVLGQHRLPQLAVESVRSLVGGGVAAMIERVAQAHGVTDARHLQEAYSACYRQHLVRLSRPYAGVEQLLEALGARGLPMAVVTNKAHALALEVVKYLLPMNAFAVVLGHQPGQRLKPAPDAALQAAKRLGVAPADCLFVGDTPIDLRTAQAAGMPVAAAGWGYGEPGVLRDHKPQLYCEHPHQLLAALCPAAVRPPRAELTGSL; encoded by the coding sequence ATGGAACGACTGGCTGATGTGCATGCGGTGCTGTTCGACCTCGACGGCACCCTGGTGGATACCTTGCCCGATATCGCCTGGTGCCTGAACCATGTTCTGGGCCAGCACCGGCTGCCCCAGCTGGCTGTCGAGTCCGTGCGCAGCCTGGTCGGCGGCGGCGTGGCCGCAATGATCGAGCGGGTCGCGCAGGCGCACGGCGTAACTGACGCCCGGCACCTGCAGGAAGCCTACAGCGCCTGCTATCGCCAGCACCTGGTCAGGTTGTCGAGGCCTTACGCGGGTGTCGAGCAGCTGCTCGAGGCGCTTGGTGCGCGAGGCCTGCCCATGGCGGTGGTGACCAACAAGGCCCATGCGCTGGCGTTGGAGGTGGTCAAGTACCTGTTGCCGATGAATGCCTTCGCCGTGGTACTTGGCCATCAACCGGGGCAGCGGCTCAAGCCCGCGCCAGATGCCGCCCTGCAAGCCGCCAAGCGGCTCGGCGTGGCGCCCGCTGATTGCCTGTTCGTCGGTGATACACCCATCGACCTGCGCACGGCGCAAGCCGCCGGCATGCCAGTGGCGGCGGCGGGCTGGGGCTATGGCGAGCCTGGCGTGCTGCGCGATCACAAGCCGCAGCTGTATTGCGAACACCCCCATCAGTTGCTCGCGGCCTTGTGTCCGGCAGCTGTGCGACCCCCGCGAGCCGAACTGACAGGTTCGCTGTAG
- a CDS encoding isocyanide synthase family protein has translation MQDKDSWVSAVSQVLDGYLLKAEGDCFAEAGKAHLAEDLVRCFERGEPVRMVLPGFPCKSPNDRDKTFGVLPDYGEVMAIERLDRLGQEIAALHAPGCEIVILSDGTTFNDIVGVPDDVRRHYNQALRTLCVTHSIRWVSMEDLFPQASSPDALRATLVKQARLPWKNVEALIEQCQQDESLARSHDKLCSHLYNDLRLCRQPGQDEDEHLRQISHKAYQMMLRGQALNAAVDRFFPEHIRLSVHQYDNAGPKFTLALADGLSHVTSPWHAVPVRQLDGGQSLRGRAEIDGSRHVQVTWQGRPWLLHETQGEALQGYRFELQKLPLFGLVISDPMGLGFERLSTETLQALVRSFGFVCLRGCEYADQASFAADCARFGTIYRWAFGEVHVVKPADQPQGVVHSLEKTPLHWDLNLLPDSDPLVQRDPKFCAHTFMLYCKTPPQPGEGQTTIVDSRNALAKVGLRTARQWQGIDITYYTRMTYFGGSPRSYPLVDRDPRSGEPVLRYQEGCESSLQTLEQRVEGGDEAFQRELIEQLDGLVYDPHCLIAHEWAAGDLVLIDNYQTLHGRLPMSPASASRELWRVQVY, from the coding sequence ATGCAAGACAAAGACAGCTGGGTCTCGGCCGTCAGCCAGGTGCTGGACGGTTATCTGCTCAAGGCCGAGGGCGATTGCTTCGCCGAGGCCGGCAAGGCGCACCTGGCCGAGGACCTGGTACGTTGTTTCGAACGCGGTGAGCCCGTGCGCATGGTGCTGCCGGGCTTCCCTTGCAAGTCGCCGAACGACCGCGACAAGACCTTTGGCGTGCTGCCGGACTACGGCGAGGTGATGGCCATCGAACGCCTCGACCGCCTTGGCCAGGAGATCGCCGCCCTGCACGCGCCGGGGTGCGAGATTGTCATCCTCAGCGATGGCACCACCTTCAACGACATCGTCGGCGTGCCTGACGACGTTCGCCGTCATTACAACCAGGCATTGCGCACCCTGTGCGTCACCCACAGCATCCGCTGGGTGAGCATGGAAGACCTGTTTCCCCAGGCCAGCAGCCCGGACGCGCTGCGTGCGACCCTGGTCAAGCAGGCCCGCCTGCCCTGGAAGAACGTCGAAGCATTGATCGAGCAGTGCCAGCAGGACGAAAGCCTGGCCCGTAGCCATGACAAGCTGTGCAGCCACCTCTACAACGACCTGCGTCTGTGCCGCCAGCCGGGGCAGGACGAGGACGAGCACCTGCGCCAGATCAGCCACAAGGCCTACCAGATGATGCTGCGTGGGCAGGCGTTGAACGCCGCGGTCGATCGCTTCTTCCCCGAGCACATTCGCCTGTCCGTGCACCAGTACGACAACGCCGGGCCCAAGTTCACCCTGGCCCTGGCCGACGGCCTGAGCCACGTGACCAGCCCCTGGCACGCGGTGCCGGTGCGCCAGCTCGATGGCGGCCAGTCCTTGCGCGGCCGCGCCGAGATCGATGGCAGCCGGCATGTGCAGGTGACCTGGCAGGGGCGGCCATGGCTGCTTCATGAAACCCAGGGTGAAGCGCTGCAAGGTTATCGCTTCGAGCTGCAGAAGCTGCCCCTGTTCGGCCTGGTGATCAGCGACCCCATGGGGCTGGGCTTCGAGCGATTGTCCACCGAGACCCTGCAAGCGTTGGTGCGCAGTTTCGGCTTCGTCTGCCTGAGGGGCTGCGAGTATGCCGACCAGGCCAGTTTCGCCGCCGACTGCGCGCGCTTTGGCACCATCTACCGTTGGGCTTTCGGCGAGGTACACGTGGTCAAGCCGGCCGACCAGCCGCAAGGGGTGGTGCATTCGCTGGAGAAGACGCCATTGCACTGGGACCTCAACCTGCTGCCCGACAGCGACCCGTTGGTGCAGCGCGACCCCAAGTTCTGCGCGCATACCTTCATGCTGTACTGCAAGACGCCGCCGCAGCCCGGGGAAGGGCAGACCACCATCGTCGACAGCCGCAATGCCCTGGCAAAGGTCGGCCTGCGGACCGCCCGGCAATGGCAGGGTATCGACATCACCTACTACACGCGCATGACCTATTTCGGCGGCTCACCGCGTTCTTATCCGCTGGTGGACCGCGATCCTCGCAGTGGCGAGCCGGTGTTGCGTTACCAGGAAGGTTGCGAGTCGTCGCTGCAGACCCTGGAGCAGCGCGTGGAGGGTGGTGACGAGGCCTTCCAGCGCGAGTTGATCGAGCAATTGGACGGGCTGGTCTACGACCCTCATTGCCTGATCGCCCATGAATGGGCGGCGGGTGACCTGGTGCTGATCGACAACTACCAGACCTTGCACGGGCGCCTGCCCATGAGCCCGGCCTCGGCGTCCCGTGAGCTGTGGCGGGTGCAGGTGTACTGA
- the alaC gene encoding alanine transaminase — MANPGSPRRFARIDRLPPYVFNITAELKMAARRRGEDIIDLSMGNPDGATPPHIVEKLVQVAQREDTHGYSTSRGIPRLRRAISNWYKERYDVAIDPESEAIVTIGSKEGLAHLMLGTLDHGDTVLVPNPSYPIHIYGAVIAGAQVRSVPLIPGVDFFNELERAIRESIPKPKMMILGFPSNPTAQCVELDFFERVVALAKQYDVLVVHDLAYADIVYDGWKAPSIMQVPGAKDIAVEFFTLSKSYNMAGWRIGFMVGNPELVSALARIKSYHDYGTFTPLQVAAIAALEGDQQCVRDIAEQYRQRRNLLVKGLHELGWMVENPKASMYVWAKIPEAYAHLGSLEFAKKLLAEAKVCVSPGIGFGDYGDDHVRFALIENQDRIRQAIRGIRQMFRADGLINK, encoded by the coding sequence ATGGCCAATCCCGGTTCGCCGCGCCGCTTCGCGCGCATCGATCGTCTCCCCCCGTACGTCTTCAACATCACCGCCGAGCTCAAGATGGCCGCCCGCCGCCGTGGCGAGGACATCATCGACCTGAGCATGGGCAACCCCGATGGCGCCACCCCGCCGCACATCGTCGAGAAGCTGGTGCAGGTCGCCCAGCGTGAAGACACCCACGGCTATTCCACCTCCCGAGGTATCCCGCGCCTGCGCCGCGCCATCTCGAACTGGTACAAGGAACGCTACGACGTCGCGATCGACCCGGAGAGCGAAGCCATCGTCACCATCGGCTCGAAAGAGGGTCTGGCGCACCTGATGCTCGGCACCCTCGACCATGGCGACACCGTGCTGGTGCCCAACCCCAGCTACCCGATCCACATCTATGGCGCGGTGATCGCTGGCGCCCAGGTTCGCTCCGTACCGCTGATTCCAGGCGTGGACTTTTTCAACGAGCTGGAGCGGGCGATCCGCGAATCGATCCCCAAGCCGAAGATGATGATCCTCGGTTTCCCGTCCAACCCCACCGCCCAGTGCGTCGAGCTGGACTTCTTCGAGCGCGTGGTGGCCCTGGCGAAGCAGTACGATGTGCTGGTGGTGCACGACCTGGCCTACGCCGATATCGTCTACGACGGCTGGAAGGCCCCGTCGATCATGCAGGTGCCGGGGGCCAAGGACATCGCGGTGGAGTTCTTCACCCTGTCCAAGAGCTACAACATGGCCGGCTGGCGCATTGGCTTCATGGTAGGAAACCCGGAGCTGGTCAGCGCCCTGGCGCGGATCAAGAGCTACCACGACTACGGCACCTTCACCCCGCTGCAGGTGGCGGCCATCGCCGCCCTGGAAGGCGACCAGCAATGCGTGCGCGACATCGCCGAGCAGTACCGCCAGCGCCGCAACCTGCTGGTCAAAGGGCTGCATGAACTGGGCTGGATGGTCGAGAACCCCAAGGCCTCGATGTATGTCTGGGCCAAGATCCCCGAGGCCTACGCGCACCTGGGCTCGCTGGAGTTCGCCAAGAAACTGCTGGCCGAGGCCAAGGTCTGCGTCTCGCCGGGTATCGGTTTCGGTGACTACGGCGACGACCATGTGCGTTTCGCCCTGATCGAGAACCAGGACCGGATTCGCCAGGCCATCCGCGGCATCCGCCAGATGTTCCGCGCTGACGGCCTGATCAACAAGTAA
- a CDS encoding YkgJ family cysteine cluster protein, whose amino-acid sequence MSEQNPCLTCGACCGYFRVSFFWGECQSAGGLVPDDLVVQINPTRVAMIGTDAKPCRCVSLGGEIGTQVACTIYENRSSPCREFDASWENGVHNPSCDDARAAYGLPPLTPPGANEPHWPDDGAEVA is encoded by the coding sequence ATGTCCGAACAGAACCCTTGCCTGACCTGCGGCGCCTGCTGCGGCTACTTTCGTGTGTCTTTCTTCTGGGGTGAATGCCAGTCCGCCGGCGGCCTGGTGCCCGACGATCTGGTGGTACAGATCAACCCGACCCGCGTCGCCATGATCGGCACCGACGCCAAGCCCTGCCGCTGCGTCAGCCTGGGTGGCGAGATCGGCACGCAGGTGGCCTGCACCATCTATGAGAACCGCTCCAGCCCGTGCCGCGAGTTCGATGCTTCGTGGGAAAACGGGGTGCACAACCCCAGCTGCGACGATGCCCGAGCGGCCTATGGCCTGCCACCGCTGACACCGCCAGGGGCCAACGAGCCGCACTGGCCGGATGACGGCGCCGAGGTGGCCTGA